TCGACGACACCCTGTCGATGACCTCTATTTATGAGCCACTAGCTCATCTCAGTCAGATTTTCTGATTAAGCACGAGCATACTTCAACGCAATATTGTTGTTTTATGCTTCTTCTCGCGAAAAGACGCGGGCAGTGTCAAAACTGCGATTTCTTGCGTTTGAGTGATTTTTACTTTTTATAAGCTTCCCTTATTTTAAAAGTTACCTCAGTTAGTTTAGAAACTTCGTTCTATCAACTTTAATCTGCTTGTCTTATGCGGTTACAATAGCCGCACTAAAATTTTAAGACAGATACATACTATAGAGGGTAACAAGGTGGAGTTATTATCCGGTGGTGAAATGATCGCCCGCTTCCTCAAAGATGAGGGCGTTGAATATATCTATGGTTATCCAGGTGGTGCGGCGCTTCATATTTACGATGCTCTGCATCGTCAGTCTGATGTGAAACACATTCTGGTTAGGCATGAGCAAGCGGCAACGCACATGGCAGATGGCTATGCGCGTGCAACAGGTAAAGCGGGGACAGTTCTGGTTACTTCTGGGCCCGGTGCCACAAATACCGTCACGGGTATCGCAACAGCCTATATGGATTCCATTCCTATGGTTATTATTTGCGGTCAGGTTATGAGTTACCTGATTGGCGAAGACGCGTTCCAAGAAACGGATATGATTGGTGTGTCACGTCCTATTGTGAAGCACAGTTTTACGGTCAAGCATCCTTCTGAAATCCCGATGATTCTAAAAAAAGCCTACCATATTGCGAGTACCGGGCGCCCTGGTCCGGTGGTAATTGACGTGCCAAAAGACATGACGATGCCGGGCGACAAATACGAGTATAAATACCCTGAATCGGTGTCTATTCGTTCTTACACGCCACCAACGAAAGGGCACAGCGGTCAGATTAAAAAAGCGGTTGAGCTCTTGTTGGCTGCTAAACGTCCGATTATTTATGCCGGCGGCGGTGTGATTATGGGCGGTGCATCTGAACCCTTGGTGACCTTAGCAAAAGCATTGAATGTGCCGGTTACGAATACCTTAATGGGGTTAGGCGCGTATCCAGGAACCGACAAACAGTTTGTTGGTATGTTGGGTATGCACGGCGCGTATGAGGCGAACATGACCATGCATCACAGCGACGTGATTCTTGCGGTGGGGGCACGCTTTGATGACCGTGTAACCAATGACCCCGACAAGTTTTGTCCCGGTGCTAAAATCATCCACATTGACATTGACCCTGCCGCTATTTCTAAAACCATTCGTTCTGATGTGCCTATTGTAGGACCTGTGAGTCAAGTGTTAGAAGAAATGCTGTCTTTGATCGAAGGTCAAAGTTCTAACACCGAAGCGCTTGTAAGCTGGTGGAAGCAAATCAATGAGTGGCGTCTTGTTCATGGCGGACGTTATGACACCAGCAGCGATAAAATCAAACCACAAGCGGCGGTTGAAGCTTGCTGGCGTGCGACCAAAGGCGATGCGTATGTTGCCTCTGATGTGGGTCAGCACCAGATGTTTGCGGCGCAGTATTACAAATTTGACAAACCAAACCGTTGGGTGAACTCGGGTGGCTTGGGTACCATGGGCTTTGGTCTTCCTGCGGCCATGGGCGTGAAGATGAATTTCCCGAAAGAAACGGTTGTGTGTGTCACCGGCGAAGGCAGTATTCAGATGAATATTCAAGAGCTTTCGACCTGTTTGCAATACGGTTTGCCAGTTAAAATTTTGTGCTTGAATAACGGCTACTTGGGCATGGTTCGCCAATGGCAGGACATGAACTACGAAGGTCGTTACTCGAATTCTTACATGGATTCTTTGCCCGATTTCAAGGTGCTTATGGACGCATACCGTCATAAATACGTAGAGATTCGGACCAAAGATGAGCTAGACGCGAAAATGGAAGAAGCGTTTGCTATGACAGATCAGTTGGTTTTTATTAACTGTTACGTAGATCCAGAAGAACATGTATATCCGATGCAGGTACCTCGCGGTGCAATGCGCGATATGTTCTTGAGCAAGACGGAGCGAACCTAATTATGCGACACATTATTTCTGTATTGATGGAAAATGAGCCCGGTGCGTTGTCGCGAGTGGTGGGTTTGTTTTCTCAGCGTAACTTTAACATCGAATCATTGAACGTAGCGGCCACTGATGACCCTACCTTGTCACGCCTAACCTTAACGACCTTCGGTTCTGACCAAGTTGTCGAGCAAATCACTAAGCAGCTGAACAAGTTGATTGACGTGGTTAAGCTGGTGGACTTGACCGAAGGTCAGCACATTGAGCGTGAGTTAATGTTGGTGAAAGTGCGTGCCACTGGAGCACAGCGTGCTGAAGTAAAACGTACGGTTGATATCTTCCGTGGCAACATTATCGACATGACACCGTCTATTTATACGGTTCAAATTGTGGGTGAGTCCGACAAGCTAGATGGCTTCTTGCAAGCGTTGGGCGGCGCTCACCTTCTTGAAGTGGTTCGTACTGGTGTGTCTGGTATTGCTCGTGGTGAGAAGACGTTGTCTTTGTAGTCTCGGCACTGAAACACCTGACCTAAAAAGCCGCGAATGTTCGCGGCTTTTTTATACATTAAAGAACGGAAGGTCTTCAGATGGATAAAACGAATTGGAAGCTGCTTAAATTATTGGAAGACAATGGCCGTTTAACGTATGCCGAACTGGGCAAGTTGGTTCACTTATCGGCTCCTGCGGTGGCGGAGCGAGTGCGAAAACTCGAAGAATCTGGTGCGATTACGGGCTATGGTGCAAAAATCAACTTAGAAAAGATCGGGATTCCCATAACCGCATTAGTAGAATGCCAAGTCTACCGGACAAAAGAGCGAGAATTTAAAGCGCTGGTTATGAGTCTGAATGAGGTGATTTCTTGTCATAACGTAACCGGTCCATACGCGTTTGTATTACGAGTAGCCGTGCGTTCTATGTCTTTATTGGATGTGCTGTTAGAGCGCCTTATCGACTTAAGTGACACTAATACCATGATGGTGCTTTCAACCCCAGTGTCACGAGAAATGCCGGCAAACATTGAAAAAGGGGCTGAATTAGAGCTCGATTGAACGTTATATCACTGCCGTCGCGATTTTTGGTTTACGCGGCCATTGGCTAATTATCATGCCTGCCATGATGAAGCCACAGCCAAGTAAGGCGCGAGTCGATAACACCTCTTCCATAAACAGCCATCCACCGATGACTGCAAACACGGCTTCTGTCGACAAAATAAGCGCACTGACACTGGGAGAGACGTTTTTCTGTCCTAATGTTTGCAAAGTAAATGCAAGGCCAGAAGACGCGACACCGGCATAAACCAAGGGCCACCAGGCCATTTTAATGCCCTCTATAGTCGGTACTTCAAGTGCAGCGGCGACAATTGTTGCGAGCACGGTGGCGACGAGAAACTGCACAATAGACAGAGGTAAGGCGGCAACAGAACGCGATAAATACCCAATAATCAAAACGTGCCCCGTCCAAAACAACGTACCCAGAAGTGCGAGGGAATCCCCTTTATTAATTGATAGGTTGGGGCCCACTGTCAGGCTATAGAGTCCCACCAAAGCGAGCGCCACGCCAATCCAAGTGTGTTTTTCTGTTTTATGTCCGAGTATGAGTCCCAATATGGGAACAAATACAATATACATGCTGGTAATAAAGCCAGCATTGCCCGCTGTGGTGTACTGCAAACCGACTTGCTGGCACGTAAAACCAAGAAATAGGCAAACGCCTGCGGCGAGACCGCCCAGCCAAAGTGTACGATTGTCTTGGGCAATCTTGGGTTTAAAGATCAGCAGCAGTGGTAAAAGTGAGAGGGTCGCCAGTAAAAAACGTACGGCGTTAAAGCTGTGTGGGCCGAGGCTTTCCATACCAACACTTTGGGCAACGAAGGCAAAGCCCCAAATGGCGGCGGTTGCCCACAAAAAAAGATGTGCAATAGACATAGTATTCTCAGGTCTTAAATGAAGAAGTGAGTATTTTACGGTGGGCCAATGTGTTTCCACAGCGGAACAGAAAGGTAATGTGCGTACTTGGCCTTAGATTAAAAGGAAAAAGGCGACTACAAGCCGCCTTTTGTTAATCTGTTATGACTGCTAATCAGTGATTAGCTATGTTCTTTAAGAAATTCTTCACTCAAGTAAAGGTCAGCATTGCTGTTCACTTTTACATCGCGATCGAGAATCATTTTTGCAATTGCTTGAGCTTCTTCTAAAGAATGCATCTCATACGTGCCGCACTGATATTCATTAAGTTCTGGAATATCTTCTTTGGCTTTTACGTTAAGCACATCGCCCATAGCCGCTTTCCAAGAATCGGCTACTTTCTCTTCAGAAGGGGTGCCGATTAAGCTCATGTAAAAACCCGTGCGACAGCCCATAGGAGAAATGTCGATGATTTCGACGCTTTCACCATTTAAGTGTTCACGCATGAAACCTGCAAATAAATGCTCTAACGTGTGTATGCCACGCTCTGAGAGAATCTCTTCGTTTGGTACGCAAAACCGTAAATCAAAAACCGTGATATCGTCTCCTTTAGGGGTAGACATGGATTTAGCAACGCGCACTGCGGGCGCGTCCATACGAGTGTGATCGACGCGGAAACTGTCTAATAGTGGCATAAAGCGCTCCTGTTTGAATCTGACGAAACAACGGTGTTTCGTAAAATGTAAGACGTTAAGGTAATAAAATAATCATTATTGTACAGGAAGTTTGGATATTTTGATGGGGCTTTTCTTAGATTTAATGTACTCATAACCCAGCGCTAAGCAAAAGGCCATAAAAGCAAAAAGCATACTTTGGCCAATAAAAAATACCATGAAGCTACAACTTATCAGCGCAATACCGGCGATCAATTGCACTGTGCGATTTACCAATTTTAATGCGGCGATACAGGTTAATGCGTAAATGAGCAGAAAACTTCCATTGGTCATTTCAATAAACCACGCCATTTTCCAGCCAGACAGTTCAGCAAAAACAATTGAAAACACCGTAATGGCGCCAACTAACATGACCGCTTTAGCCGGTGCACCTTTTTTATTTAGGTCGATAAATGTTTTAGGTAAAGCCCCTTGATTTGCCATGGATTGAACCATGCGAGAAAATCCTAAAATATAAATAGCCACGTTGGCAAAAGCAATGACATAGGCACCAGCTGCAAATATTCGGCTACTGGTATGGCCCATGAGCTTGCTGACAAGCAAGGCTAGGGACTGGCTGTTGGTCACTTCATCGCCATAGGTGTGATGCCAGGCAATAAGTAATACTAGGCTTAAGTACGCTAGTATGACGATGGTCATTCCCCCCAATAATGCGATGGGAAAGTCACGGGCAGGGTTCTTAAACTCGGCGCCCATATGTGCCATCACTTCAATGCCTAAAAAGCACCAGAATATCACGCCAGTTGCATAGAGCGTTTGCTGCCATTCTGATGAGTTTGTGGGCGTTGCAATCATCTGGCGACTGCCTTGAATGTCACCAATAATACACAGCCAAATGATGGTTCCTATCATAACAATCACAACGCCCGTTTGAAATCGGGCAGAGGTTTGCATGCCGACAATGGCGAACAGCACCATCCCTGCGAGTGTCAGTAAGCTAAAACTAAGTAACCATTCATCTGAAACATTAAAGATGAGTGTCAAATACGCCGCTGCTACTTTAATAGCGACGGCTGGCCCTACCAATAAAATACTCAAAAAAAGCCAACCAACCGCTTTTTCATAGCGAGAGCCAAATGCTCGTCCTATGTAATGAGACGCGCCGCCTGCCGACGGGTACTTGGCGCCTAAAAAGGCAAATACAAAGGCTATCGGTATTATCATTAACGCAGTAATAAGCCATGCGTAAAAAGCGAAAGAGCCCGCTTGAGATACCGACATGGCAGGTAAAATCATTAGTCCAGTGCCGATAAACGTTGTGACGGTCATTGCCATTCCCTGGAAGGGGCCGAGTGTTTTTTGATAGTTAGACATAGGGTCGCCTTGATTAGTCGAATTCAGGAGCTGTTATTTACTGTGGCTAAGGATAAAATAAGCGCATTAAAAATACGCCATACAAGTTGGCCCTATTGAGAAGCATTTTGCCGGAATCTCCGTCAAAGTGAACGGACAATGATAAAAGTAATAAAAGAGGGTTTTTGAGTGGCGGATCATTATGATCAGAAAATACTGGCATTATTGGTCGACGATGCTCGGCTCTCTGTTTCCGACATCAGTCGTCAAGTCAATTTATCTCGCTCTGCTGTTACTGAGCGAATCAAGCGCATGGAAGATAGTAGCATTATTACGGGATACCACGCTCATACTGCGGTGTCGAAAGAAGAAGGAGTTACGGCGTATTTGGCGTTAACGTTTCGCCCATTATCTTGTGAGTTAGTGCAACCTCTTATTGAAAGTCTTCCAGAAATTAAACTGGCGCACTCAATCAGTGGTGATTTGGATCTGTTACTTTTGGTGCAAGCATCTTCTATGGCGCGCTTGAATGTGATTAGAGGTGAGATAGACAGCTGGCCAAACCTAAATAAAGTGGTTACCCACATGTGTTTGTCGAGTCGTTTAGATCGCTGGTGAACGTGGTTGGATATGCGACTAATCGACACCCAACAAATTCAGTTCGAGTGTCAACTCAATGACGTGATTCAAAAGGGAGGGAGGATCTGAAAGGCATTAATATTAAACAACGATGGTCAAATAGAGCCAAATCGTACGATGATTTGTTGACCTTGGCGGCTCTGGGAACGCTGTGCGGTTTGTTCAGCGGGCTTTTAATGGCCCTTTTTTACGCTGTTGTGTATCTGCCTACGCGCTCTTTTATTGGAACAGATTTTGATGCATTTGAGTCTTTACCAGTTGAGTGGCGGGTAGGTTTGTCTGTGTCGGCGTGTTTGGTGTTGGCTCTGATTTTTACATTGTTGCCAAACCGACTGCATAAAGTGGGTGTGCCGTATGTAGTAGAGCGCTTAAATTACCACAACGGCAATTTACCGATAGGTAATGGGGTTGTGCAGTTTTTTACGGCGGCGATTGGGTTGGTTGGGGGTCTATCAATTGGCAAAGAAGGCCCTGCAGTTCATCTTGGTGCTACGATTGGAAGCTATTTAGCTCAAAAAGCTAAGTTACCTCAATATGGTGTCGAAACATTATTGGCTTGCGGCATTGCTGGGGCGATTTCTGCCGTTTTTCAGACACCTCTTGCTGGCGTTTTGTTTGCGTTTGAGGTGATTTTTCTCGAATACCGTCAGCGCTATGTTCTGCCACTCTTACTGTCTTCTGTCACGGCGACTTTAATTAGCCATTACCTTTTAGGGCCTCTGGATATTTTCAGTATTGAGGCGGTTTCCTCGGTGTTGCTGTCTTTGGATTTATTTTATGCTTGTTCCGCGCTCATTGTTTTTATTGTCTTTTTATCGGTGTTATTTTTGCACACCCAAAAGCCACTGTGGCAATTTGGTGTTTTATCGGTTTGGTGGCGTTTTGCGCTGGTTGCTTTTGCGACCTCGTTAGCGGCTGTGTATTTACCAGAGGCGCTCGGTAGTGGTTTTTTACCATTAAGCCATTTGCTATCTGGTGATTTAGTTGTTAAATCATTGTTATTGTTGATTTTAGTGAAAACAGTGCTAACGGCATTTACTATCGGCTTGGGTATTCCAGGCGGGATGATAGGGCCGGCTTTTATTATTGGTGGACTCGCTGGTGCGCAAATTGCGCTAGTATTTGAGGCGGATGTGACTTTATTTGCGTTGCTCGGTATGGCCGCTATGATGGCAGCGTGTTTTCAGGCGCCTCTAACCGCACTGGTGGCGGTGGTAGAAATGGCGCACTCTTCTCAAGCCATTGTGCCTGCTTTGTTTGTTATTGTTTTGGCATGCTTGCTTATGAGGGTATTTTTTCACCAAGAATCTGTGTTTGTTGAACGTTTAACTTATATGGGAATGGCATCAAGTGTGAGCCCGTTTCAGCGCTTTCTTCGCCATCATACGATTAAGCCTGTCGCTGATCCTGTGCAGACGTTATCAGTGTGTACGTCATTAGAGCGGGTGAAAGATCTAGCGTCGAGTATGCTAGACTATGTGGCTTATAAAAACGAAGGTACATGGTTTTTGGCTCGCCGGCTTGTTGTGCTGGAGGCGCTAAAAACATTAGATTTAGGTCCGCAGCCTTGGTTAGTGATCGACGATGAAAAGGTTTCAATGGATTTGTTTAAGGCGTTGGATTCTTCTGTTATACCCTCAATTGAAGAGCCTTTATCTTTGGAAGCCATGTTGGCGTGGTTTCAGGCAACTGGACTGTCCGAAGCGTTGGTTCCTTTGTCAGGCGCTTCGCTTGGTCTAGTTTCTCGTCATCGTCTTGATCAGTTTTTATTAAAGAGTGATTAGTGGCAGGGTACTCGGCCACTTTTTTTGTTTAGATTATATTATTCAGTTATAGGATTTAGAAAATATGAGTCGGTCAGAAGATTTATACGCACGTGCCCAACACCGTATTCCTGGAGGCGTTAACTCTCCAGTTCGAGCTTTTAATGGTGTGGGTGGTACCCCGATTTTTTTCCAGCGCGGGGAAGGGGCTTATGTTTACGACGAAGATAAAAAGCGTTACATCGATTATGTAGGATCCTGGGGGCCAATGATTTTAGGTCACTCTCATCCTGATGTTTTAGATGCTGTTCGAGCTCAATTGGATTTCGGGTTAAGTTTTGGTGCACCAACAGAAGTAGAAATTACGATGGCGGAAAAAGTCTGTGAACTTGTTCCTTCGATGGACATGGTGCGCATGGTGAATTCAGGCACAGAAGCGACCATGAGTGCAATTCGTCTAGCTCGTGGTTATACCGGTCGAGATAAAATAGTTAAGTTTGAAGGTTGTTACCATGGACACTCAGACTCATTGTTAGTGAAAGCCGGTTCTGGTGCTTTAACGTTGGGCGTGCCCAATTCACCGGGCGTACCAGCGGATTTAGCGAAGCATACTATTACTTTGCAGTTTAATGATAGTGAAGAGGTAACGCGTTGTTTTGCTGAGATAGGCGAACAGATCGCGTGTATTATTGTGGAGCCTGTCGCTGGCAATATGAATTGCATTTTACCTGTTGAGGGTTTTTTAGAAACACTGCGTAAAGTGTGTGATGAGTCAGGAGCCGTTCTAATTTTTGACGAAGTAATGACGGGATTTCGCGTGGCTTTAGGTGGTGCGCAAGAGCATTTCGGTATAGTTCCTGATTTAACAACGCTGGGTAAAGTGATTGGTGCTGGTATGCCTGTGGGGGCATTTGGGGGCAAGCGCGAAATTATGGAGTGCATCGCACCGCTTGGTCCGGTTTATCAAGCAGGCACATTGTCCGGTAATCCTGTGGCTATGGTGGCAGGTTTGGCTGTACTGAATAAAATCAGTGAGGAGGGCTTTCATCGCACGTTAGCCGCAAAAGCCAATCGTCTTGTAACTGGATTGAAAAAAGCCGCGGATGAGGCTGGTGTGCCGTTATGTGTTGTTAACGTTGGTGGGATGTTTGGCTTCTTTTTCTCAGAAGCGAAAGTGGTCAGTAGTTTTGCAGAAGTTCAGCGCTGTGATTTAGCTACTTTTAGAGCGTTTTTTCATCATATGCTGGAAGAAGGTATTTACCTAGCACCTGCGGCATTCGAGGCAGGCTTTATTTCTCAAGCGCATACCGATGAGGACATTGATTATACTATCGAAGCGGCTAAGCATGCGTTTGCTAAGCTTGTTTAACATATTTCAATTTAAAAGGTCGTTAGTATGTCTATAGAAGAGATGGAAAAGTCATCAGCGGATGAGGTAGAAGACATTGACGTTGGAGATGGGAGAAGGCAGCCGCACAAGGGAGTGTACTTGCTTCCCAATTTATTCACTACGGCGGCACTTTTTTCCGGCTTCTATTCTATTATTGCGGCTATGAATGGAAATTTCATTTATGCCGCGGTAGCCGTTTTTATTGCGATGGTTTTAGATGGTTTGGACGGGCGAGTGGCTAGGCTTACTCATACACAAAGTGCGTTTGGTGCAGAATACGACTCTCTTGCTGATATGGTGTCTTTTGGCATTTCCCCCGCACTTATTGTTTTTACTTGGTCTTTGGCGCCTTTGGGTAAAGTGGGCTGGATAGCCGCTTTTATCTATGCGGTAGGTGCTGCACTGCGCCTAGCTCGGTTTAACACAATGCTTGGTGTTGAAGAAAAACGCTACTTTACAGGGCTCCCTAGTCCAGCTGCAGCTGGAATTGTTGCCGGAATTATTTGGGCAGCGAATGATAAAGGGGTTTCGGGCGAGAGTTTGGCGACGTTTATGGCGTTGATAGTCCCTATGACCGGTCTTTTAATGGTGAGTAACGTAAAATATCGAAGTTTCAAAGATCTAAATCTAAAAGGCCGTGTTCCGTTTGTCGTATTGTTAATCGCTGTTCTTGTATTGGTATTTATTGCCCTGGAGCCAGCTCTAGTAATGATGGCTGTTTTTTGTCTGTACGGTTTATGGGGGCCTCTTGGAGTAGTGTTTAAGCGATTTCGTTAGGATCTGGTAGAAAAGTACGGTGCTATTATTGATGATTTCAATTTAATCATAATTAATCGCACTTTTCTTCAAAAAAGGGTTGCACTAAATCTGTAGATCCTTAATATACGTCCTCGCTGACACGGACAGGGCTTCAGAGCAACGAAGACCATGTTCAACATACTAGATTAAGTTCTGGTTTCGTTATCAAGTCAGCACGCTCTTTAAAATAGATAATCAGATAATTTGTGTGGGCGCTCGCTGGAGGCTTCAGAAGATTGACATGGTTGCTTAGTTTGCTAAGTGGTTGTGAGCGATCAAAAAAATTGAAGTCTTACGAGAGTCTACAAGCAATCGCTTTATGTTGGTTTGTCATCTTAGGATGATGGACTGATTAAGTTAAATTGTTAGTGTAAAGATTTGAGTGAGCAAACTTTTAACTGAAGAGTTTGATCATGGCTCAGATTGAACGCTGGCGGCAGGCTTAACACATGCAAGTCGAGCGGAAACGAAGGTAGCTTGCTACCAGGCGTCGAGCGGCGGACGGGTGAGTAACGCGTAGGAATCTGCCTAGTAGAGGGGGACAACATGTGGAAACGCATGCTAATACCGCATACGCCCTGAGGGGGAAAGGAGGGGATCACTTGTGACCTTCCGCTATTAGATGAGCCTGCGTGAGATTAGCTAGTTGGTAGGGTAAAGGCCTACCAAGGCGACGATCTCTAACTGGTCTGAGAGGATGACCAGTCACACTGGGACTGAGACACGGCCCAGACTCCTACGGGAGGCAGCAGTGGGGAATATTGGACAATGGGCGCAAGCCTGATCCAGCCATGCCGCGTGTGTGAAGAAGGCCTTAGGGTTGTAAAGCACTTTCAGGGGTGAGGAAGGGTGAGTCGCTAATATCGACTTATCTTGACGTTAGCCCCAGAAGAAGCACCGGCTAACTCTGTGCCAGCAGCCGCGGTAATACAGAGGGTGCAAGCGTTAATCGGAATTACTGGGCGTAAAGCGCGCGTAGGTGGTTTGTTAAGTCTGATGTGAAATCCCAGGGCTCAACCTTGGAATGGCACCGGATACTGGCTAGCTAGAGTATGGTAGAGGGGTGTGGAATTT
The sequence above is a segment of the Marinomonas sp. IMCC 4694 genome. Coding sequences within it:
- a CDS encoding acetolactate synthase 3 large subunit, which encodes MELLSGGEMIARFLKDEGVEYIYGYPGGAALHIYDALHRQSDVKHILVRHEQAATHMADGYARATGKAGTVLVTSGPGATNTVTGIATAYMDSIPMVIICGQVMSYLIGEDAFQETDMIGVSRPIVKHSFTVKHPSEIPMILKKAYHIASTGRPGPVVIDVPKDMTMPGDKYEYKYPESVSIRSYTPPTKGHSGQIKKAVELLLAAKRPIIYAGGGVIMGGASEPLVTLAKALNVPVTNTLMGLGAYPGTDKQFVGMLGMHGAYEANMTMHHSDVILAVGARFDDRVTNDPDKFCPGAKIIHIDIDPAAISKTIRSDVPIVGPVSQVLEEMLSLIEGQSSNTEALVSWWKQINEWRLVHGGRYDTSSDKIKPQAAVEACWRATKGDAYVASDVGQHQMFAAQYYKFDKPNRWVNSGGLGTMGFGLPAAMGVKMNFPKETVVCVTGEGSIQMNIQELSTCLQYGLPVKILCLNNGYLGMVRQWQDMNYEGRYSNSYMDSLPDFKVLMDAYRHKYVEIRTKDELDAKMEEAFAMTDQLVFINCYVDPEEHVYPMQVPRGAMRDMFLSKTERT
- the ilvN gene encoding acetolactate synthase small subunit; this encodes MRHIISVLMENEPGALSRVVGLFSQRNFNIESLNVAATDDPTLSRLTLTTFGSDQVVEQITKQLNKLIDVVKLVDLTEGQHIERELMLVKVRATGAQRAEVKRTVDIFRGNIIDMTPSIYTVQIVGESDKLDGFLQALGGAHLLEVVRTGVSGIARGEKTLSL
- a CDS encoding Lrp/AsnC family transcriptional regulator, which gives rise to MDKTNWKLLKLLEDNGRLTYAELGKLVHLSAPAVAERVRKLEESGAITGYGAKINLEKIGIPITALVECQVYRTKEREFKALVMSLNEVISCHNVTGPYAFVLRVAVRSMSLLDVLLERLIDLSDTNTMMVLSTPVSREMPANIEKGAELELD
- a CDS encoding DMT family transporter — protein: MSIAHLFLWATAAIWGFAFVAQSVGMESLGPHSFNAVRFLLATLSLLPLLLIFKPKIAQDNRTLWLGGLAAGVCLFLGFTCQQVGLQYTTAGNAGFITSMYIVFVPILGLILGHKTEKHTWIGVALALVGLYSLTVGPNLSINKGDSLALLGTLFWTGHVLIIGYLSRSVAALPLSIVQFLVATVLATIVAAALEVPTIEGIKMAWWPLVYAGVASSGLAFTLQTLGQKNVSPSVSALILSTEAVFAVIGGWLFMEEVLSTRALLGCGFIMAGMIISQWPRKPKIATAVI
- the luxS gene encoding S-ribosylhomocysteine lyase; the protein is MPLLDSFRVDHTRMDAPAVRVAKSMSTPKGDDITVFDLRFCVPNEEILSERGIHTLEHLFAGFMREHLNGESVEIIDISPMGCRTGFYMSLIGTPSEEKVADSWKAAMGDVLNVKAKEDIPELNEYQCGTYEMHSLEEAQAIAKMILDRDVKVNSNADLYLSEEFLKEHS
- the yjeH gene encoding L-methionine/branched-chain amino acid transporter, which codes for MSNYQKTLGPFQGMAMTVTTFIGTGLMILPAMSVSQAGSFAFYAWLITALMIIPIAFVFAFLGAKYPSAGGASHYIGRAFGSRYEKAVGWLFLSILLVGPAVAIKVAAAYLTLIFNVSDEWLLSFSLLTLAGMVLFAIVGMQTSARFQTGVVIVMIGTIIWLCIIGDIQGSRQMIATPTNSSEWQQTLYATGVIFWCFLGIEVMAHMGAEFKNPARDFPIALLGGMTIVILAYLSLVLLIAWHHTYGDEVTNSQSLALLVSKLMGHTSSRIFAAGAYVIAFANVAIYILGFSRMVQSMANQGALPKTFIDLNKKGAPAKAVMLVGAITVFSIVFAELSGWKMAWFIEMTNGSFLLIYALTCIAALKLVNRTVQLIAGIALISCSFMVFFIGQSMLFAFMAFCLALGYEYIKSKKSPIKISKLPVQ
- a CDS encoding Lrp/AsnC family transcriptional regulator — its product is MADHYDQKILALLVDDARLSVSDISRQVNLSRSAVTERIKRMEDSSIITGYHAHTAVSKEEGVTAYLALTFRPLSCELVQPLIESLPEIKLAHSISGDLDLLLLVQASSMARLNVIRGEIDSWPNLNKVVTHMCLSSRLDRW
- a CDS encoding chloride channel protein; the protein is MALFYAVVYLPTRSFIGTDFDAFESLPVEWRVGLSVSACLVLALIFTLLPNRLHKVGVPYVVERLNYHNGNLPIGNGVVQFFTAAIGLVGGLSIGKEGPAVHLGATIGSYLAQKAKLPQYGVETLLACGIAGAISAVFQTPLAGVLFAFEVIFLEYRQRYVLPLLLSSVTATLISHYLLGPLDIFSIEAVSSVLLSLDLFYACSALIVFIVFLSVLFLHTQKPLWQFGVLSVWWRFALVAFATSLAAVYLPEALGSGFLPLSHLLSGDLVVKSLLLLILVKTVLTAFTIGLGIPGGMIGPAFIIGGLAGAQIALVFEADVTLFALLGMAAMMAACFQAPLTALVAVVEMAHSSQAIVPALFVIVLACLLMRVFFHQESVFVERLTYMGMASSVSPFQRFLRHHTIKPVADPVQTLSVCTSLERVKDLASSMLDYVAYKNEGTWFLARRLVVLEALKTLDLGPQPWLVIDDEKVSMDLFKALDSSVIPSIEEPLSLEAMLAWFQATGLSEALVPLSGASLGLVSRHRLDQFLLKSD
- the hemL gene encoding glutamate-1-semialdehyde 2,1-aminomutase, with translation MSRSEDLYARAQHRIPGGVNSPVRAFNGVGGTPIFFQRGEGAYVYDEDKKRYIDYVGSWGPMILGHSHPDVLDAVRAQLDFGLSFGAPTEVEITMAEKVCELVPSMDMVRMVNSGTEATMSAIRLARGYTGRDKIVKFEGCYHGHSDSLLVKAGSGALTLGVPNSPGVPADLAKHTITLQFNDSEEVTRCFAEIGEQIACIIVEPVAGNMNCILPVEGFLETLRKVCDESGAVLIFDEVMTGFRVALGGAQEHFGIVPDLTTLGKVIGAGMPVGAFGGKREIMECIAPLGPVYQAGTLSGNPVAMVAGLAVLNKISEEGFHRTLAAKANRLVTGLKKAADEAGVPLCVVNVGGMFGFFFSEAKVVSSFAEVQRCDLATFRAFFHHMLEEGIYLAPAAFEAGFISQAHTDEDIDYTIEAAKHAFAKLV
- the pssA gene encoding CDP-diacylglycerol--serine O-phosphatidyltransferase, producing the protein MSIEEMEKSSADEVEDIDVGDGRRQPHKGVYLLPNLFTTAALFSGFYSIIAAMNGNFIYAAVAVFIAMVLDGLDGRVARLTHTQSAFGAEYDSLADMVSFGISPALIVFTWSLAPLGKVGWIAAFIYAVGAALRLARFNTMLGVEEKRYFTGLPSPAAAGIVAGIIWAANDKGVSGESLATFMALIVPMTGLLMVSNVKYRSFKDLNLKGRVPFVVLLIAVLVLVFIALEPALVMMAVFCLYGLWGPLGVVFKRFR